The genomic DNA TGAAATACACCACGTCATAACCCGGCAGCGCGGCCAGAATCGGTTCGGCGGCGGGCGTGGTGAAGCAGTCGCGCACGGCGGCTTCGTTGCGCCAGTAGAGAAACTTGCGCTCGCCGTTGGCGTCGGTCTGGATGCAATACAAACCGGGCAAGCGCCCGGCCAGGCGCTGGACCATGCCGAGCCCCAGGCCTTCCTCTGCCCATTGCTGGCACATGGCATCGCTGAAACGGTCATCGCCCAGGGCGGTGACGTAGTCGACGCTGCCGGTGTCGCCGAGTTCGCGGCGCAGGTACACCGCGGTGTTCAGGGTGTCGCCGCCGAAGCTCTGGTGCAGGCTGCCGTCGGCGCGGTGTTGCAGTTCGATCATGCATTCGCCGATGAGGGCGATGCGGGGTTGGCTGGTCATGACAGTTTCTCGGGTGTTCTTCAGGGCCCCATCGCAGGCAAGCCAGCTCCCACAGTTGAAAGTATTCACAATTCAACATGTGGGAGCCGGCTTGCCTGCGATGGCCGCGACACGGTTTAGAAGCAGGTATGAAGAGACTCAACCACCTGCAACTGCTCATCCACCAGGCAGCCCACCTGCCATTTGTCAAAGGTCAGGCACGGGTGGGAAGTACCGAACGAAATGATGTCGCCAATGCGCAATTCCACCCCCGGCGCCACGGTCATGAACGCATGCTGGTCCATCACCGCCGTGACCTTGCAGGCCGTCACGTCATCGCCGTCCGCCGCAATAATGCCCGCCTTGTAGCGCTTGAGCGGCACCGGTAAACCGGCGTCGTAGGCCACGTCGCGCTTGCCCAGGGCGATCACCGCAAACCCCGGCTCAGGCAACGACTGTACGTGGGCCCAGACTTCCAGCGCCGGGCGCAGGCCTTCGTTCAGGTCGCTGCGACGGTCGAGCACGCAGCATTGCGCCTCTTTGTAGATACCGTGGTCGTGGGCCACGTAGCTCCCTGGGCGCAGCACGCTGAGGAAGCGGCCGGCGGCATTTTGTGCTTCGAACGATTCGGCGATCAGGTCGTACCAGGCAGAACCTGATGCGGTAACGATCGGCTTGGGAAGGTCGAAAGAGCCGCTGTCTTGCAGGTCCACGGCCAACCGCACCAGGCTGGCGGCGAAGTCGCGGATGCCACTGATGGCGTGCTCGCCGTGGATCACGCCTTCATAGCCCTCAATGCCCGTGAGGGCCAGGGCCGGCTGGGCCTTGATCGCCTTGGCCAGTTCGCGCACTTCCTGCTCGCTGCGGCAACCGCAACGGCCACCGACCACGCCGTATTCGATCATCACGTTCAAACGAAGGCCACGGGCGGCGAAGAACAGGCCCAGGTCGGCGACGTTGTCGGGGTGATCAACCATGCAGTGGAAGTCAAAGTCCTTGTCGGCCAGCAAGTCGGCAATCAACGCCATGTTCGGCGCGCCCACCAGTTGGTTGGCCATCAGCACACGGCGAATGCCACCGGCATAGGCAGCGCGGGTCTGCACGGCGTTGGCCAGGGTGATGCCCCAGGCACCCGCCTCGATCTGACGCTGGAACAGCGCCGGCATCATGCTGGTTTTGCCATGGGGCGCCAGTTCTGCGCCGCTGTTGCTGACAAAGTCCTGCATCCAGCGAATGTTGTGTTCCAGCGCGTCGCGGTGCAGCACCAGGGCCGGCAGGCTGACGTCACGGACCAGGTGCGCGCCAACGGCGGCGGCGCCTTTTTCAACGGCATTGTGGGCAGACATGGAAAACTCCTATTCGTTGATGCGCCGGGCCAGGTTGTTGGCACTGTCGATCAACACCCGGCGATAGTCGTTGTAGTTTTTGATCGCATCGGCGCGCGGGGCGACGATGCACAAGGTCGCAATGCTGATGCCCTGTCCGTCCCGTACCGGGGCGGCAAAGCAATGGGTAAAGGTGTCGGCCACGCTGTCGAAGGAAAAGAAGCCATCGAGGGTGGCCTGACGGATTTGCGCCAGGAAGGTTTCCAGCGGCAAGCGCTGGCCATCCGG from Pseudomonas tolaasii NCPPB 2192 includes the following:
- a CDS encoding amino acid deaminase, producing the protein MSAHNAVEKGAAAVGAHLVRDVSLPALVLHRDALEHNIRWMQDFVSNSGAELAPHGKTSMMPALFQRQIEAGAWGITLANAVQTRAAYAGGIRRVLMANQLVGAPNMALIADLLADKDFDFHCMVDHPDNVADLGLFFAARGLRLNVMIEYGVVGGRCGCRSEQEVRELAKAIKAQPALALTGIEGYEGVIHGEHAISGIRDFAASLVRLAVDLQDSGSFDLPKPIVTASGSAWYDLIAESFEAQNAAGRFLSVLRPGSYVAHDHGIYKEAQCCVLDRRSDLNEGLRPALEVWAHVQSLPEPGFAVIALGKRDVAYDAGLPVPLKRYKAGIIAADGDDVTACKVTAVMDQHAFMTVAPGVELRIGDIISFGTSHPCLTFDKWQVGCLVDEQLQVVESLHTCF